One window from the genome of Salvia miltiorrhiza cultivar Shanhuang (shh) chromosome 7, IMPLAD_Smil_shh, whole genome shotgun sequence encodes:
- the LOC130991226 gene encoding uncharacterized protein LOC130991226 isoform X1, whose protein sequence is MMSSSRDNWERLVAAVLKRDEIRQLCHQNSISTMSSDSRRTSSSSGDLSRILSNILKRIPVSPPRQPPLISASGLEARKNASGPITRKLFSASLWRRKPKDYNLGRGLVGIPEDHFGLESFSLHELLVATDNFSNNNFLGHGGRGKVYKGRLADGSLVQVTRLRQQKIEITLEITSIAAHCNVLRARGFCFTQKEKLLVYPCMVNKSVAFWLRERHEPLPPLDWPTRKQISLGAAKGLAYLHYECPRKIIHRNVKAANILLDENFEAVIADLTFGKFVDCYDNDINIPGAIEHVAPEYYATLKCSVKNDVFGYGMFLLELITAQRASELACLANDNGVRLLDWVNQIFKEREWKVIVDSELQGDFVDEEAEELLQIALICTQTDPEQRPMMLEVVRMLEVAYELAEMEAEWVMDNFEGNTLERHYVEDFALDKLQAATEDFSDKIISEDSFNIIYKGLLDGSPVAVKRYNSQSLEYYFAKELEIGTTCFHPNLVHVIGFCRTPEERLLVFRLMVNGSVESWLRGRHESRPPLTWQERKKIALGAARGLAYLHDKCEKKIIHCDVKAANILLDENFEAVVADLKSAKFMDHSMTHITTTVTGTIGHMAPEYLASGRCSDKTDVFGYGAFLLELITGHRTADLLDVADEEDRLCAYWVKKNYKERRWKSLVDKDSGGGDFMDEVVVNQLVKIAVLCTQYDPDRRPRMSRVVSILKYGCGVAEWSDELFEKEVREEEYDGESVISRSPRISEKLSEPR, encoded by the exons ATGATGTCGTCGTCGCGAGATAATTGGGAGAGGCTGGTGGCGGCGGTGTTGAAGAGAGATGAGATACGCCAACTCTGCCACCAAAACTCCATCTCCACCATGTCATCCGATAGTCGGAGAACCTCTAGTTCCAGTGGAGATCTTTCCAG AATTCTGAGCAACATATTGAAGCGGATACCCGTATCACCACCGCGTCAACCGCCGCTTATTAGCGCTTCTGGCCTCGAAG CTAGGAAAAATGCTTCTGGACCTATTACAAGGAAGCTCTTTTCTGCTTCGCTTTGGAGGAGGAAACCGAAGGACTACAATCTGGGCCGAGGTTTGGTTGGCATTCCTG AGGATCATTTTGGACTTGAGAGCTTTTCCCTACACGAGCTACTTGTTGCGACAGACAATTTTAGCAACAACAATTTCCTTGGACATGGTGGACGTGGTAAAGTGTATAAAGGTCGACTAGCAGATGGCTCTCTAGTACAAGTTACAAGACTACGACAACAAAAAATTGAGATTACTTTGGAAATTACAAGCATTGCTGCACATTGTAATGTACTTCGTGCTCGTGGATTTTGCTTTACGCAAAAAGAGAAACTGCTCGTTTATCCTTGCATGGTTAATAAAAGTGTGGCGTTCTGGTTAAGAG AAAGACATGAGCCACTGCCTCCCCTTGACTGGCCAACAAGGAAACAGATATCGCTTGGGGCTGCAAAGGGTCTAGCTTACTTGCATTATGAATGCCCCAGGAAAATCATTCATCGTAATGTTAAAGCTGCAAATATATTGTTGGATGAGAACTTTGAAGCAGTTATTGCTGACTTAACTTTCGGCAAATTTGTCGATTGCTACGATAATGATATTAACATTCCAGGAGCAATTGAGCATGTAGCTCCTGAGTACTATGCTACTCTTAAGTGTTCGGTGAAAAATGATGTTTTTGGTTATGGAATGTTTCTTCTTGAGCTCATCACAGCACAGAGAGCTTCTGAACTTGCTTGTCTTGCCAATGATAATGGCGTGAGGTTACTAGATTGG GTAAATCAAATTTTCAAGGAGAGAGAATGGAAAGTGATTGTCGATTCAGAACTTCAAGGTGATTTCGTAGATGAAGAAGCCGAGGAGTTGTTGCAAATTGCTCTGATCTGCACACAAACTGATCCAGAACAACGTCCGATGATGTTGGAAGTTGTGAGGATGTTAGAAGTTGCATATGAGTTGGCTGAGATGGAGGCAGAGTGGGTCATGGATAATTTCGAAGGAAATACTTTGGAACGTCATTATGTCGAGGATTTTGCTCTGGATAAACTACAGGCAGCAACAGAGGATTTTAGCGACAAAATTATCAGTGAAGATAGTTTTAATATTATCTATAAAGGCTTATTAGATGGCTCTCCTGTCGCAGTTAAAAGATACAATTCTCAAAGCCTAGAATATTATTTCGCAAAAGAATTAGAGATTGGCACAACTTGTTTCCATCCAAATCTAGTCCACGTGATTGGATTTTGCCGGACTCCAGAAGAACGACTGCTTGTTTTCCGGTTGATGGTCAATGGAAGTGTCGAATCATGGTTAAGGG GGAGACATGAATCACGGCCTCCTCTCACTTggcaagaaagaaaaaagatagCACTTGGTGCAGCAAGGGGTCTAGCTTATTTACATGATAAATGTGAAAAGAAAATCATTCATTGCGATGTCAAAGCTGCAAATATATTGTTAGATGAAAACTTTGAAGCAGTCGTTGCTGACTTGAAGTCAGCCAAGTTCATGGACCACAGCATGACTCATATTACCACAACCGTGACAGGAACAATTGGTCATATGGCTCCCGAGTACCTCGCCAGTGGTAGGTGTTCGGATAAAACTGATGTTTTTGGTTATGGAGCATTTCTTCTTGAGCTCATCACAGGGCACAGAACTGCCGATCTTCTTGATGTAGCCGATGAGGAAGATAGGCTGTGTGCTTATTGG GTAAAAAAGAATTACAAAGAGCGAAGATGGAAATCGTTGGTTGACAAAGATAGTGGTGGAGGTGATTTCATGGACGAAGTGGTGGTGAATCAGCTGGTGAAAATAGCTGTTCTCTGCACACAATATGATCCGGACAGACGTCCGAGGATGTCGCGTGTTGTGAGTATATTAAAATATGGTTGTGGTGTGGCTGAGTGGTCCGATGAGCTGTTTGAAAAAGAGGTCAGAGAAGAAGAGTATGATGGAGAGTCGGTTATCAGCCGTTCTCCTCGGATATCAGAAAAACTATCTGAGCCAAGATGA
- the LOC130991230 gene encoding BRASSINOSTEROID INSENSITIVE 1-associated receptor kinase 1-like isoform X2 yields the protein MAWWSSSSSSRDNWERLVAAVLKKEQIWDLCHRNSFSTIASDYSDGILSSRPVSSFPSPQLPLTNDSVVEDMENASKTMTLKRFFLDQLLVATDDFSHRNVIGHGRHSTVYKGRLVDGSLVAVKKLWQRVIGIELEMASLVKHRNIIKLIGFCITQKEQLLVYPYMANGSVASCLRERYEWQPPLEWPVRKTIALGVAKGLSYLNQECTRGIIHRDVKAANILLDENFEAFVADFTLAKFMDCDDDDDDGVVGTLSHIAPEYLSTGKCTEKTDVFSYGVFLLELITGKQISHLPQLACIDSMKLLDLVSGLWEKKFEVMIDPDLNGNYVEEEVKKLMRMALICTRSDPDARPTMLEFVRMFEDGDDIAERWEEEAKPARLDSHTPILGIHCYQSSLG from the exons ATGGCGTGGTGGTCGTCCTCGTCGTCGTCTCGGGACAACTGGGAAAGGCTGGTGGCAGCAGTGCTGAAGAAAGAGCAGATTTGGGATCTGTGTCACCGAAACTCCTTCTCCACCATTGCTTCTGATTATAGCGATGGAATTCTTAG TTCGAGACCTGTTTCCTCATTCCCATCTCCTCAACTTCCACTTACTAACGACTCTGTCGTTGAAG ATATGGAAAATGCTTCTAAAACTATGACACTTAAGAGATTTTTCCTAGACCAGCTACTTGTTGCAACAGACGATTTTAGCCACAGAAATGTCATTGGACATGGAAGACATAGTACAGTATATAAAGGTCGATTGGTAGATGGCTCTCTAGTGGCAGTTAAGAAACTATGGCAACGAGTAATCGGGATAGAACTAGAAATGGCAAGCCTTGTAAAGCATCGCaatataattaaacttattGGATTTTGCATTACGCAAAAGGAACAACTGCTCGTTTATCCTTATATGGCGAATGGAAGTGTGGCATCATGCTTAAGAG AAAGATATGAGTGGCAGCCTCCACTTGAATGGCCAGTGAGAAAAACGATAGCACTAGGGGTTGCAAAGGGTCTCTCTTATTTGAATCAGGAATGCACCCGAGGTATCATTCATCGTGATGTTAAAGCTGCAAATATATTGTTGGACGAGAATTTTGAAGCATTCGTTGCTGACTTCACCTTGGCCAAATTCATGGActgtgatgatgatgatgatgatggtgtGGTAGGAACACTGAGTCATATAGCCCCCGAGTACCTCTCCACGGGTAAGTGTACAGAGAAAACTGATGTATTTAGTTATGGGGTCTTTCTTCTTGAGCTCATCACAGGGAAGCAAATTTCTCATCTTCCTCAGCTGGCCTGTATCGACAGCATGAAGTTATTGGATTTG GTAAGTGGATTATGGGAGAAAAAGTTTGAAGTGATGATTGATCCAGATCTCAATGGAAACTACGTGGAAGAAGAGGTGAAGAAGTTGATGCGAATGGCTCTCATCTGCACTCGGAGTGATCCAGATGCACGTCCCACGATGTTGGAATTCGTGAGGATGTTTGAAGATGGAGATGACATTGCTGAGAGGTGGGAAGAAGAAGCGAAACCAGCTCGTCTCGACTCCCATACACCAATTCTGGGAATTCATTGTTATCAAAGCTCTTTGGGTTGA
- the LOC130991233 gene encoding BRASSINOSTEROID INSENSITIVE 1-associated receptor kinase 1-like, whose protein sequence is MDHSMTHITTTVAGTIGHIAPEYLASGRCSDKTDVFGYGAFLLELITGHRTVDLLEVADEEDRMCADWVKKNYEEGRWKSMIEKDSGGGDFMDAVVVKQLVKIAVLCTQYDPDRRPRMSHVVSMLKCGCGVAERSDQRFKEVVGEEEYDGSCSPLISEELSDPR, encoded by the exons ATGGACCACAGCATGACTCATATTACCACAACCGTGGCAGGAACAATTGGCCATATAGCTCCCGAGTACCTTGCCAGTGGTAGGTGTTCGGATAAAACTGATGTTTTTGGTTATGGAGCATTTCTTCTTGAGCTCATCACAGGGCACAGAACTGTCGATCTTCTTGAAGTAGCCGATGAGGAAGATAGGATGTGTGCTGATTGG GTAAAAAAGAATTACGAAGAGGGAAGATGGAAATCGATGATTGAGAAAGATAGTGGTGGAGGTGATTTCATGGACGCAGTGGTGGTGAAGCAGCTGGTGAAAATAGCTGTTCTCTGCACACAATACGATCCCGACAGACGTCCGAGGATGTCGCATGTTGTGAGTATGCTAAAATGTGGTTGTGGTGTGGCTGAGAGGTCCGACCAGAGGTTCAAAGAAGTGGTCGGAGAAGAAGAGTATGATGGCAGCTGTTCTCCTCTGATATCAGAAGAACTATCTGACCCAAGATGA
- the LOC130991226 gene encoding somatic embryogenesis receptor kinase 1-like isoform X2, with translation MMSSSRDNWERLVAAVLKRDEIRQLCHQNSISTMSSDSRRTSSSSGDLSRILSNILKRIPVSPPRQPPLISASGLEARKNASGPITRKLFSASLWRRKPKDYNLGRGLVGIPEDHFGLESFSLHELLVATDNFSNNNFLGHGGRGKVYKGRLADGSLVQVTRLRQQKIEITLEITSIAAHCNVLRARGFCFTQKEKLLVYPCMVNKSVAFWLRERHEPLPPLDWPTRKQISLGAAKGLAYLHYECPRKIIHRNVKAANILLDENFEAVIADLTFGKFVDCYDNDINIPGAIEHVAPEYYATLKCSVKNDVFGYGMFLLELITAQRASELACLANDNGVRLLDWVNQIFKEREWKVIVDSELQGDFVDEEAEELLQIALICTQTDPEQRPMMLEVVRMLEVAYELAEMEAEWVMDNFEGNTLERHYVEDFALDKLQAATEDFSDKIISEDSFNIIYKGLLDGSPVAVKRYNSQSLEYYFAKELEIGTTCFHPNLVHVIGFCRTPEERLLVFRLMVNGSVESWLRGTIGHMAPEYLASGRCSDKTDVFGYGAFLLELITGHRTADLLDVADEEDRLCAYWVKKNYKERRWKSLVDKDSGGGDFMDEVVVNQLVKIAVLCTQYDPDRRPRMSRVVSILKYGCGVAEWSDELFEKEVREEEYDGESVISRSPRISEKLSEPR, from the exons ATGATGTCGTCGTCGCGAGATAATTGGGAGAGGCTGGTGGCGGCGGTGTTGAAGAGAGATGAGATACGCCAACTCTGCCACCAAAACTCCATCTCCACCATGTCATCCGATAGTCGGAGAACCTCTAGTTCCAGTGGAGATCTTTCCAG AATTCTGAGCAACATATTGAAGCGGATACCCGTATCACCACCGCGTCAACCGCCGCTTATTAGCGCTTCTGGCCTCGAAG CTAGGAAAAATGCTTCTGGACCTATTACAAGGAAGCTCTTTTCTGCTTCGCTTTGGAGGAGGAAACCGAAGGACTACAATCTGGGCCGAGGTTTGGTTGGCATTCCTG AGGATCATTTTGGACTTGAGAGCTTTTCCCTACACGAGCTACTTGTTGCGACAGACAATTTTAGCAACAACAATTTCCTTGGACATGGTGGACGTGGTAAAGTGTATAAAGGTCGACTAGCAGATGGCTCTCTAGTACAAGTTACAAGACTACGACAACAAAAAATTGAGATTACTTTGGAAATTACAAGCATTGCTGCACATTGTAATGTACTTCGTGCTCGTGGATTTTGCTTTACGCAAAAAGAGAAACTGCTCGTTTATCCTTGCATGGTTAATAAAAGTGTGGCGTTCTGGTTAAGAG AAAGACATGAGCCACTGCCTCCCCTTGACTGGCCAACAAGGAAACAGATATCGCTTGGGGCTGCAAAGGGTCTAGCTTACTTGCATTATGAATGCCCCAGGAAAATCATTCATCGTAATGTTAAAGCTGCAAATATATTGTTGGATGAGAACTTTGAAGCAGTTATTGCTGACTTAACTTTCGGCAAATTTGTCGATTGCTACGATAATGATATTAACATTCCAGGAGCAATTGAGCATGTAGCTCCTGAGTACTATGCTACTCTTAAGTGTTCGGTGAAAAATGATGTTTTTGGTTATGGAATGTTTCTTCTTGAGCTCATCACAGCACAGAGAGCTTCTGAACTTGCTTGTCTTGCCAATGATAATGGCGTGAGGTTACTAGATTGG GTAAATCAAATTTTCAAGGAGAGAGAATGGAAAGTGATTGTCGATTCAGAACTTCAAGGTGATTTCGTAGATGAAGAAGCCGAGGAGTTGTTGCAAATTGCTCTGATCTGCACACAAACTGATCCAGAACAACGTCCGATGATGTTGGAAGTTGTGAGGATGTTAGAAGTTGCATATGAGTTGGCTGAGATGGAGGCAGAGTGGGTCATGGATAATTTCGAAGGAAATACTTTGGAACGTCATTATGTCGAGGATTTTGCTCTGGATAAACTACAGGCAGCAACAGAGGATTTTAGCGACAAAATTATCAGTGAAGATAGTTTTAATATTATCTATAAAGGCTTATTAGATGGCTCTCCTGTCGCAGTTAAAAGATACAATTCTCAAAGCCTAGAATATTATTTCGCAAAAGAATTAGAGATTGGCACAACTTGTTTCCATCCAAATCTAGTCCACGTGATTGGATTTTGCCGGACTCCAGAAGAACGACTGCTTGTTTTCCGGTTGATGGTCAATGGAAGTGTCGAATCATGGTTAAGGG GAACAATTGGTCATATGGCTCCCGAGTACCTCGCCAGTGGTAGGTGTTCGGATAAAACTGATGTTTTTGGTTATGGAGCATTTCTTCTTGAGCTCATCACAGGGCACAGAACTGCCGATCTTCTTGATGTAGCCGATGAGGAAGATAGGCTGTGTGCTTATTGG GTAAAAAAGAATTACAAAGAGCGAAGATGGAAATCGTTGGTTGACAAAGATAGTGGTGGAGGTGATTTCATGGACGAAGTGGTGGTGAATCAGCTGGTGAAAATAGCTGTTCTCTGCACACAATATGATCCGGACAGACGTCCGAGGATGTCGCGTGTTGTGAGTATATTAAAATATGGTTGTGGTGTGGCTGAGTGGTCCGATGAGCTGTTTGAAAAAGAGGTCAGAGAAGAAGAGTATGATGGAGAGTCGGTTATCAGCCGTTCTCCTCGGATATCAGAAAAACTATCTGAGCCAAGATGA
- the LOC130991229 gene encoding PH, RCC1 and FYVE domains-containing protein 1-like, producing MPLPLSSSRDNWERLVAAVLKRQQYLQLCSQSSRSPSISTIESSRISSFSERILNDILERVSVANPRVGYNGGGNSISSGQDERFKIDGSSDCNPVTPVQTNFGAKGSASNTLQSKNVPNSTSKCASTRDNFDAALEVVYTWGKAVHDGGIKMRPEEANALLPVPLQCDVVLDAHHIACGVRHAALLTKQGQVFTWGHESSGDAFNAEVTQLRLLESLSSVRVGYVACGEFHTCAVTVDGELYMWGNGTHSAGLVARDTNLSQWMPKRVLGSLQGLQVAEVTSGPWHTALITTTGQLFTSGDGTFGVLGHGNREDVVYPRMVESLSGLRTVAVACGVWHTAAVVEILERQSNETVSRGVLFTWGDNDRYQLGHGDMKPRLVPSCVSRAIDHDLHRIACGQILTVGLTTAGRVLTMGSPVYGQLGNPCSDGKLPRFVDGKLCGEFVNEISCGRFHVAVLTSKNEVYTWGKGWNGSLGHGDTDDRNAPTLVEALKDKRVKSIACGPNYCVAVCLHRMVNGAEQSHCSACRLAFGFTRKRHNCYNCGAVHCHGCSSRRAIGAALAPDPSKSCRVCDSCFAKLNKDTLSSNRWFDSAATEQKLMPRKHSLLMSATPMLSSTKSILDGLRKTNELLSQEVLDLRKQVESLQNKGHLQESELEKSASEVQEAMI from the exons ATGCCGTTACCGCTGTCGTCGTCTCGGGACAATTGGGAGAGGTTGGTGGCGGCCGTGCTCAAGAGACAGCAGTATTTGCAGCTCTGTAGCCAGTCCTCTAGGAGCCCTAGCATCAGCACCATCGAATCTTCTCGAATCTCTAGCTTCAGTGAAAGAATTCTCAA TGACATTCTGGAGCGTGTTTCTGTGGCTAACCCCCGAG TTGGCTATAATGGTGGTGGCAATTCGATATCATCTGGGCAGGACGAACGCTTCAAAATTGATGGATCGAGTGATTGTAATCCTGTAACTCCAGTCCAAACCAATTTTGGAGCAAAAGGATCAGCCTCAAACACTCTTCAATCTAAAAATGTACCTAATAGCACTTCCAAATGTGCTTCTACTCGAGATAATTTTGATGCTGCGTTAGAGGTTGTGTATACATGGGGTAAGGCTGTACACGACGGGGGTATTAAGATGAGGCCGGAGGAAGCTAATGCACTCCTTCCTGTGCCATTGCAATGTGATGTCGTTTTGGATGCGCATCATATAGCCTGCGGGGTCAGGCATGCTGCGCTCTTGACCAAGCAAGGTCAAGTATTTACATGGGGTCATGAATCGAGTGGAGATGCGTTTAACGCAGAAGTTACTCAGCTCCGGCTTCTAGAATCTCTATCTTCTGTCAGGGTAGGTTATGTTGCTTGTGGTGAGTTCCACACTTGTGCTGTTACAGTGGATGGTGAACTCTACATGTGGGGTAACGGCACGCATAGTGCTGGACTCGTGGCTCGTGACACTAATCTCAGTCAATGGATGCCAAAGAGAGTCTTGGGCTCTCTGCAGGGACTTCAAGTTGCAGAGGTTACTTCCGGTCCCTGGCACACTGCTTTGATAACTACAACAGGGCAGCTATTCACCTCCGGTGATGGAACATTCGGTGTTTTAGGCCATGGAAACCGGGAAGATGTCGTTTATCCGAGAATGGTGGAGTCTCTATCAGGGTTGAGGACAGTAGCAGTAGCATGTGGAGTGTGGCATACAGCAGCCGTAGTTGAGATTCTTGAAAGACAGTCCAATGAAACTGTTTCGCGTGGTGTATTGTTCACGTGGGGTGATAATGATCGATACCAGCTCGGACACGGCGACATGAAACCTCGACTGGTGCCTTCCTGTGTTTCTCGGGCTATTGATCACGATCTTCACAGAATTGCCTGCGGGCAAATTTTGACAGTTGGTCTTACTACAGCTGGCCGTGTTCTCACAATGGGGTCTCCAGTTTATGGTCAGCTTGGGAATCCTTGTTCCGATGGGAAGCTACCTCGCTTTGTGGATGGTAAGCTTTGTGGAGAATTTGTTAACGAAATTTCTTGTGGCCGGTTTCACGTGGCTGTGCTGACATCGAAGAATGAGGTCTATACATGGGGCAAGGGATGGAATGGGAGTTTGGGCCACGGAGACACCGATGACAGGAATGCACCGACTCTGGTTGAAGCGTTGAAGGATAAAAGAGTGAAGTCTATTGCTTGTGGTCCAAATTACTGTGTAGCTGTTTGTCTTCATAGAATGGTTAATGGTGCTGAGCAGTCCCATTGCTCAGCTTGCAGGCTGGCTTTCGGCTTCACGAGAAAGCGGCATAACTGCTACAACTGTGGAGCTGTGCACTGCCATGGTTGCAGTTCAAGAAGAGCAATAGGGGCAGCACTTGCACCGGATCCTAGCAAATCGTGTCGTGTTTGTGATTCGTGTTTTGCTAAACTAAACAAGGATACGTTGAGCTCGAATAGATGGTTCGACTCTGCTGCTACTGAGCAGAAGCTTATGCCCAGAAAACACAGCCTTCTAATGTCTGCAACACCGATGCTGTCTTCGACGAAAAGCATCTTGGATGGATTGAGGAAGACGAACGAGCTTCTGAGCCAGGAAGTTCTTGACTTGCGCAAGCAGGTAGAGAGCCTTCAAAATAAAGGCCACTTGCAAGAATCAGAGCTCGAGAAATCAGCAAGTGAAGTTCAAGAAGCAATGATTTAA
- the LOC130991230 gene encoding BRASSINOSTEROID INSENSITIVE 1-associated receptor kinase 1-like isoform X1 — MAWWSSSSSSRDNWERLVAAVLKKEQIWDLCHRNSFSTIASDYSDGILSFSNNSSRPVSSFPSPQLPLTNDSVVEDMENASKTMTLKRFFLDQLLVATDDFSHRNVIGHGRHSTVYKGRLVDGSLVAVKKLWQRVIGIELEMASLVKHRNIIKLIGFCITQKEQLLVYPYMANGSVASCLRERYEWQPPLEWPVRKTIALGVAKGLSYLNQECTRGIIHRDVKAANILLDENFEAFVADFTLAKFMDCDDDDDDGVVGTLSHIAPEYLSTGKCTEKTDVFSYGVFLLELITGKQISHLPQLACIDSMKLLDLVSGLWEKKFEVMIDPDLNGNYVEEEVKKLMRMALICTRSDPDARPTMLEFVRMFEDGDDIAERWEEEAKPARLDSHTPILGIHCYQSSLG, encoded by the exons ATGGCGTGGTGGTCGTCCTCGTCGTCGTCTCGGGACAACTGGGAAAGGCTGGTGGCAGCAGTGCTGAAGAAAGAGCAGATTTGGGATCTGTGTCACCGAAACTCCTTCTCCACCATTGCTTCTGATTATAGCGATGGAATTCTTAG TTTCTCAAATAACAGTTCGAGACCTGTTTCCTCATTCCCATCTCCTCAACTTCCACTTACTAACGACTCTGTCGTTGAAG ATATGGAAAATGCTTCTAAAACTATGACACTTAAGAGATTTTTCCTAGACCAGCTACTTGTTGCAACAGACGATTTTAGCCACAGAAATGTCATTGGACATGGAAGACATAGTACAGTATATAAAGGTCGATTGGTAGATGGCTCTCTAGTGGCAGTTAAGAAACTATGGCAACGAGTAATCGGGATAGAACTAGAAATGGCAAGCCTTGTAAAGCATCGCaatataattaaacttattGGATTTTGCATTACGCAAAAGGAACAACTGCTCGTTTATCCTTATATGGCGAATGGAAGTGTGGCATCATGCTTAAGAG AAAGATATGAGTGGCAGCCTCCACTTGAATGGCCAGTGAGAAAAACGATAGCACTAGGGGTTGCAAAGGGTCTCTCTTATTTGAATCAGGAATGCACCCGAGGTATCATTCATCGTGATGTTAAAGCTGCAAATATATTGTTGGACGAGAATTTTGAAGCATTCGTTGCTGACTTCACCTTGGCCAAATTCATGGActgtgatgatgatgatgatgatggtgtGGTAGGAACACTGAGTCATATAGCCCCCGAGTACCTCTCCACGGGTAAGTGTACAGAGAAAACTGATGTATTTAGTTATGGGGTCTTTCTTCTTGAGCTCATCACAGGGAAGCAAATTTCTCATCTTCCTCAGCTGGCCTGTATCGACAGCATGAAGTTATTGGATTTG GTAAGTGGATTATGGGAGAAAAAGTTTGAAGTGATGATTGATCCAGATCTCAATGGAAACTACGTGGAAGAAGAGGTGAAGAAGTTGATGCGAATGGCTCTCATCTGCACTCGGAGTGATCCAGATGCACGTCCCACGATGTTGGAATTCGTGAGGATGTTTGAAGATGGAGATGACATTGCTGAGAGGTGGGAAGAAGAAGCGAAACCAGCTCGTCTCGACTCCCATACACCAATTCTGGGAATTCATTGTTATCAAAGCTCTTTGGGTTGA